DNA from Pontibacter deserti:
GATACAACGCTTTCCTCTGAATAATTATAGAACCAAGGCCTAAACACAGGTGATAAACATTATATTAGTAGGTTCAAATACAATTATATGAAAGAGGCAATAGTAACAACTGCCTTGATTTTAAGAACAATACAGTTACAAAATATCCGATGTCGGCCATAGCTATAAGAGAAATTACCACCCTTGATGAAATGCTGAAGCAGCACCCGCTCATTCAGCAACTTAACCCTACTATGGCCGCTGATAAGTATGCACAGCTGCTCCGGCAGATGCTGCCAAATGGCTATCGAATGGTAGGTGTGTTTGATGCTGCTGTTTGTGTCGGATTATCCGGCTTTTGGATTAATACTAAGCTGTATAGTGGCAAATATCTTGAAATTGATAATTTTATAGTTGATGCGGCTTACAGATCGCAACAATTGGGCAAGCGCTTAGCCGACTGGTTATATAATGAAGCTGAGAAGGAGGGATGCCAGACTATAATGCTTGATGCTTATACATCTAACCACGGAGCACATAAATTCTACTTCCGGGAAGGCTTTCATATCAAAAGCTATCACTTTTATAAATCATTATAATGGAGCGAGGCAGGTATAGTTTCTGGGTCTGGTTGTTATACTTTGTTTTGTTCGAAGTAATTGTATACCTGGGGTTAAGCTACCTGCTATCAGGCCTTGGCGAAAGCAACCAGTACCAGGAAGAGAATACGGTGGTGCCTAACTGGGTAAAAGCGGTGGTATTTATACTTTTATACTTGCTATGCATGCTAATAGCCGTAATGCTGGTAAGCAACTTTGTACCTAACAAACACCGGAACCAGCTAATGAAGTGGGTATACATGGCTTTGCTGGGCCTTCCTGTTATGCTGATCATTCTTTTTAATTGATATCAATACTATAGCCGTATATATTCGTTATTAGCTATAATT
Protein-coding regions in this window:
- a CDS encoding GNAT family N-acetyltransferase; protein product: MSAIAIREITTLDEMLKQHPLIQQLNPTMAADKYAQLLRQMLPNGYRMVGVFDAAVCVGLSGFWINTKLYSGKYLEIDNFIVDAAYRSQQLGKRLADWLYNEAEKEGCQTIMLDAYTSNHGAHKFYFREGFHIKSYHFYKSL